From one Thalassospira lucentensis genomic stretch:
- a CDS encoding proline racemase family protein, with the protein MTSEPPLPNRKSPIKVIDMHTGGEPLRIITSGYPAIPGDDTLAKRRYTRDNLDHLRRFLMFEPRGHYDMYGAILVEPSLPEADLAVLFIHNEGYSTMCGHATIALGRYAVDYGLVAPVEPITSVNIECPCGLVRAEVSVTNGKSGAVRFKSVPSFMFAADVELALADGRAFKTEIGYGGAFYAVLDAGQFGLEVGSSPVRDLIDLAQSVFSAVNASITLNHPDHDDLAFLYGAILTDGKDAPAKEPTRNICVFADNQVDRSPTGSGVSARLAIHHAKGLIPTGVTRTFESVIGSDFKGRVLDTTRCGPYPAIIAEVSGKAHYSGEASFWHDTDDEIGRGFIVR; encoded by the coding sequence ATGACCTCCGAACCGCCCCTGCCCAACCGGAAATCCCCTATCAAAGTCATTGATATGCATACCGGCGGCGAGCCGCTTCGGATCATCACATCGGGTTATCCGGCGATTCCAGGCGACGATACTCTGGCCAAGCGTCGATATACCCGCGACAACCTTGACCATCTGCGGCGGTTTCTGATGTTCGAGCCGCGCGGTCATTACGACATGTACGGCGCCATTTTGGTCGAGCCCAGCCTGCCCGAAGCCGATCTGGCGGTTCTGTTCATCCATAACGAAGGTTATTCGACCATGTGCGGCCACGCCACCATCGCCCTTGGCCGATATGCCGTTGATTACGGGTTGGTCGCGCCTGTCGAACCGATAACATCGGTTAATATTGAATGTCCCTGCGGGCTGGTACGTGCCGAAGTATCGGTGACCAATGGGAAAAGTGGTGCCGTCCGTTTCAAATCTGTTCCGTCATTCATGTTTGCTGCCGATGTTGAATTGGCGCTTGCCGACGGCCGGGCATTCAAAACAGAAATCGGATATGGCGGTGCATTCTATGCCGTTCTGGATGCCGGACAATTCGGCCTTGAGGTCGGGTCTTCACCGGTGCGGGACCTGATCGATCTTGCGCAGTCCGTATTCAGCGCGGTGAATGCCAGTATCACGCTAAACCATCCCGATCATGATGACCTGGCATTTCTGTATGGTGCCATCCTGACCGATGGCAAAGATGCACCTGCCAAAGAGCCAACACGTAATATATGTGTCTTTGCCGACAATCAGGTTGATCGCAGTCCGACCGGATCAGGCGTCAGTGCGCGGCTTGCCATTCACCATGCCAAGGGGCTGATCCCAACCGGTGTAACGAGAACATTTGAAAGTGTCATCGGGTCAGATTTTAAGGGTCGCGTTTTGGACACAACCAGATGCGGGCCTTATCCGGCGATCATTGCCGAAGTATCGGGCAAGGCACATTACAGCGGTGAAGCCAGTTTCTGGCACGATACTGATGATGAAATCGGTCGCGGTTTTATTGTCCGGTAG
- a CDS encoding GntR family transcriptional regulator: MTASPRFTRRTITDQVTEDLRARILSGDFPAGFQLRQDAIATEYNVSRIPVREALQRLDAEGLVSFQPHKGAIVAHLSLDEIEELFEVRKMLECELLRHAVPRLTPEDIKSVEDILAVYDESFRSGDISKWGELNREFHDRLYRASNRPKTLEIIRMIGNNTVRFTQAQLALSGATDRAEREHHHILDACKARDVDYAVELLEAHIENSKNSLIECLRGARASEGAPS, translated from the coding sequence ATGACCGCATCACCGCGTTTTACCCGCCGCACCATTACCGATCAGGTAACCGAAGATTTGCGCGCCCGCATTCTGTCGGGTGATTTCCCGGCCGGGTTCCAGTTGCGTCAGGATGCGATTGCTACCGAATATAATGTCTCGCGCATTCCGGTTCGCGAGGCTTTGCAACGTCTGGATGCCGAAGGTCTGGTGTCGTTCCAGCCCCATAAGGGCGCGATTGTTGCTCATCTCTCGCTTGACGAGATCGAAGAGCTTTTTGAAGTTCGCAAAATGCTGGAATGTGAATTGCTGCGTCATGCGGTGCCGCGGCTGACACCCGAAGACATCAAATCGGTCGAAGATATTCTGGCTGTTTACGACGAATCTTTCCGATCGGGTGATATTTCGAAATGGGGCGAACTTAACCGCGAATTCCACGATCGGCTATATCGTGCGTCGAACCGGCCCAAGACGCTCGAAATCATCCGCATGATTGGCAACAATACTGTCCGCTTTACACAGGCACAGCTTGCACTTTCCGGGGCAACTGATCGGGCAGAACGTGAACATCACCATATTCTTGATGCCTGCAAGGCGCGGGATGTCGACTATGCGGTCGAACTCCTCGAAGCCCATATCGAAAATTCGAAAAACAGCCTGATCGAGTGTCTGCGCGGCGCACGTGCCAGCGAAGGCGCTCCGAGCTGA
- a CDS encoding 4-hydroxyproline epimerase: MAKHSFFCIDGHTCGNPVRVVAGGGPKLEGANMLEKRAHFLAEYDWIRTGLMFEPRGHDIMSGSILYEPTRDDCDVAILFIETSGCLPMCGHGTIGTVTMAIEEGLVKPKTPGVLRLETPAGLVIAEYKQVGDYVELVKLTNVPSFLYKTDIEVDCPDFGPIRVDVAYGGNFYAIVEPQENFRDMADYTVGDFQRVSPELRRRLNEIAEFVHPLHPDIKGLSHIQWTGKPTQPDSTHRNAVFYGDKGIDRSPCGTGSSARLAQLVGKGQWDPAHELVHESIIGSQFRVTVVEQTKVDDYDAVVPGIEGWARKHGYNTIFIDDRDPYAHGFIVK; the protein is encoded by the coding sequence ATGGCAAAACACAGCTTCTTCTGTATTGATGGACATACCTGCGGCAATCCGGTGCGTGTGGTTGCAGGCGGCGGACCAAAGCTTGAAGGTGCAAACATGCTCGAAAAACGGGCGCATTTTCTGGCGGAATATGACTGGATCAGGACCGGGTTGATGTTCGAGCCGCGCGGCCATGACATCATGTCGGGCTCGATCCTTTATGAACCGACGCGCGACGATTGTGACGTTGCCATCCTGTTTATCGAAACATCCGGCTGCCTGCCGATGTGTGGTCATGGCACGATCGGAACTGTCACCATGGCGATCGAGGAAGGTCTGGTAAAGCCCAAGACCCCGGGCGTGCTGCGCCTTGAAACACCGGCCGGTCTTGTGATTGCCGAATATAAACAGGTTGGCGATTACGTGGAATTGGTCAAACTGACCAATGTGCCATCCTTCCTTTACAAAACCGATATCGAGGTCGACTGTCCCGATTTCGGCCCGATCAGGGTGGATGTCGCCTATGGCGGGAATTTCTATGCGATTGTCGAACCGCAGGAAAACTTTCGCGATATGGCCGATTACACGGTGGGTGATTTTCAGCGTGTCAGCCCGGAACTTCGTCGCCGTCTGAACGAGATTGCCGAGTTCGTTCATCCTCTTCACCCCGATATCAAGGGCCTGTCACATATACAGTGGACCGGCAAGCCGACCCAGCCTGACAGCACCCATCGCAATGCGGTGTTTTATGGCGACAAGGGGATTGACCGTTCACCCTGTGGAACCGGCTCTTCTGCGCGTCTGGCACAATTGGTCGGCAAGGGGCAGTGGGATCCGGCGCATGAGCTGGTCCATGAAAGCATTATCGGGTCGCAGTTCCGTGTCACCGTCGTCGAACAGACAAAAGTCGACGACTATGACGCGGTGGTACCCGGGATCGAAGGCTGGGCACGCAAGCATGGCTACAATACGATTTTCATCGATGATCGTGATCCTTACGCACATGGATTTATAGTGAAATAG
- a CDS encoding FAD-binding oxidoreductase, which yields MPKPSSASQSSAQASQHVVVVGAGIIGVNVGLALLKQGYDVTIVDRAEPGMGASFGNAGGIAVTECAPIAMPGVWANVPGWLMDPLGPLSVRWSYLPKMMPWLIRFLAASSKSRVEQIASELAAILNRAWQDYDPVIAETGLSDAVFKKEGAMGVYRSEKTRRDAEYGIDLRRRNGVKIRDLTKDEVMDIEPDLAPIFACGVMEEDWGRVLDPFRIVTGFYKHFLERGGKFQNAEVTDFVYRDGKPSAVITVQGDQITFDKIVIACGAWSKTLAKRLGSSVPLDTERGYNTTVPYNGVRLSRMVICADDSFVLTPMETGIRVGGAVELGGLVAAPNYNRAKALFAKGKEVLPKLSAEGGTEWMGFRPSMPDSKPVISASPKHENVFFAFGHGHLGLTMAATTGLLIADLVSDATAPINMTPYRIDRFQG from the coding sequence ATGCCAAAACCTTCTTCTGCTTCACAATCTTCCGCGCAGGCAAGCCAGCATGTTGTTGTCGTTGGTGCAGGGATCATTGGCGTCAATGTTGGTTTGGCTCTTTTGAAGCAGGGCTATGACGTCACGATTGTCGATCGCGCGGAGCCGGGGATGGGAGCATCTTTTGGCAACGCTGGCGGAATTGCGGTTACGGAATGTGCGCCGATCGCCATGCCGGGTGTTTGGGCAAATGTGCCCGGCTGGCTTATGGACCCATTGGGGCCACTTTCGGTGCGCTGGTCCTATTTGCCTAAAATGATGCCCTGGCTGATCCGTTTTCTGGCTGCCAGTTCGAAAAGCCGGGTGGAGCAGATTGCGAGCGAACTTGCCGCTATTCTTAACCGGGCCTGGCAAGATTACGATCCGGTGATCGCAGAAACAGGTCTTTCCGATGCGGTATTTAAAAAAGAAGGTGCCATGGGTGTTTATCGCAGCGAGAAAACACGCCGCGATGCCGAATATGGAATTGATCTTCGCCGTCGTAATGGTGTCAAAATTCGTGACCTAACCAAGGACGAGGTCATGGATATTGAGCCTGATCTTGCCCCAATCTTCGCCTGCGGCGTGATGGAGGAGGACTGGGGTCGGGTTCTTGACCCGTTCCGAATTGTTACCGGCTTTTACAAGCATTTTCTGGAACGTGGAGGGAAGTTCCAGAATGCCGAGGTTACCGATTTCGTTTACCGCGACGGCAAACCGAGTGCCGTGATAACGGTACAAGGCGATCAGATTACCTTCGACAAGATTGTCATTGCTTGTGGCGCATGGTCAAAAACGCTGGCCAAACGACTTGGCTCCTCTGTGCCTCTTGATACCGAGCGCGGCTATAATACAACAGTGCCCTATAATGGTGTCAGGCTGTCGCGCATGGTCATTTGTGCTGATGACAGCTTTGTTCTGACCCCGATGGAAACGGGCATTCGTGTGGGTGGTGCCGTTGAACTTGGCGGGCTGGTTGCCGCCCCCAATTATAATCGCGCCAAGGCTCTTTTTGCCAAAGGCAAAGAAGTTCTTCCGAAGCTCAGCGCCGAAGGCGGCACCGAATGGATGGGCTTCCGTCCCTCGATGCCGGATTCCAAACCGGTGATTTCGGCAAGCCCCAAACATGAAAATGTCTTCTTCGCATTCGGTCACGGTCATCTTGGCCTGACCATGGCGGCCACCACCGGACTGCTTATTGCCGATTTGGTGAGTGATGCGACTGCCCCCATTAACATGACCCCGTATCGTATTGATCGTTTCCAAGGATAA
- a CDS encoding dihydrodipicolinate synthase family protein, with protein MQVNWTGVFPAVATQMNKDGSIDYDMTAHQIEALIKAGVDGLVMLGSVGENAALEPEEKIAVLKLAVEVTNGRIPVLSGVAENSTQAAIRYVQKCEELGADGLMLLPGMIYTADPRENIEHFRSVAAKTKLPIMIYNNPGAYRIDIKPEEFNQLADVKNLVAIKESSGDPRRITDIYNACGDRFVLFCGMDDLVMETQVLGAVGWISGFTDAFPQESVALWKLLSEGKYKEALEIYRWFTPVLHMDVHAKLVQYIKLAQEMTGVGKAHVRAPRLPLVGEEMERIRATIQKAIDTRPKL; from the coding sequence ATGCAGGTAAACTGGACTGGCGTATTCCCTGCCGTTGCCACCCAGATGAATAAAGATGGTTCAATCGATTACGATATGACCGCTCACCAGATTGAAGCATTGATCAAGGCCGGTGTTGACGGCCTCGTCATGCTGGGATCGGTTGGCGAGAACGCAGCCCTTGAGCCGGAAGAAAAAATCGCGGTGCTGAAGCTTGCTGTTGAAGTTACCAATGGCCGTATTCCGGTTTTGTCGGGTGTTGCTGAAAACTCGACCCAGGCTGCAATTCGCTATGTTCAGAAATGCGAGGAACTTGGTGCTGACGGCCTGATGCTTCTGCCGGGCATGATCTATACCGCCGATCCGCGCGAAAATATCGAGCATTTCCGTTCGGTCGCAGCCAAGACCAAGCTTCCGATCATGATCTATAACAACCCGGGTGCCTATCGCATCGATATCAAGCCGGAAGAATTCAACCAGCTTGCCGATGTGAAAAACCTGGTCGCGATCAAGGAAAGCTCAGGCGATCCGCGTCGTATTACCGACATCTATAATGCCTGTGGTGATCGTTTCGTTCTGTTCTGCGGCATGGATGACCTTGTCATGGAAACCCAGGTTCTGGGGGCTGTTGGCTGGATTTCCGGTTTTACCGACGCCTTCCCGCAGGAATCGGTAGCACTCTGGAAACTGCTTTCCGAAGGAAAATACAAGGAAGCTCTTGAAATCTATCGCTGGTTTACCCCGGTCCTGCACATGGATGTTCATGCCAAGCTTGTTCAGTATATTAAACTGGCACAGGAAATGACCGGCGTGGGCAAGGCCCATGTCCGTGCTCCGCGTCTGCCGCTGGTTGGCGAGGAAATGGAGCGTATCCGCGCAACGATCCAGAAAGCCATCGATACACGCCCGAAACTTTAA
- a CDS encoding glycosyltransferase family 4 protein, with protein MKKAVTMQRRRKLMFVCGEDWSFVSHRLGLGRAALVRGDEVIVACNANEAAVKLRAEGFRVVDVPIARGGLSPIKSLKTIKALACLIRRERPDIVINVAIQCVVLSALAGLLVGVRRSVNMVTGLGFMFVSNGAKARLVRSVVSMLMRAYARWPSIHVIVQNSDDFELMRGLGFSQKRLSLVRGSGVDIRQFCPGKPERRHDERKTAIFVARMLWSKGLAELVEAAGILKDRGFSYRVLLVGDIDPANPDSADMESLVKWQQDGLLEWLGKRSDIADLLRQSDLAVLPSWREGLPKSLLEAAASGLAMVASDVPGCREIVKHNQTGFLVPLRDAGALAQAIEDLMEDDTKREALGRNARILVEQELCDAVVIRKTLDIISA; from the coding sequence ATGAAAAAAGCGGTGACAATGCAGCGCAGACGTAAATTGATGTTCGTTTGTGGAGAGGATTGGTCCTTTGTTTCTCATCGTCTCGGTTTGGGGCGTGCTGCACTTGTGAGGGGTGACGAGGTGATCGTCGCATGTAATGCTAATGAAGCTGCGGTGAAACTCCGGGCCGAGGGCTTCCGTGTTGTTGATGTGCCGATTGCTCGTGGTGGACTCAGTCCAATAAAATCATTGAAGACGATTAAAGCACTCGCATGTCTGATCCGGCGCGAACGACCGGATATTGTCATAAATGTCGCAATTCAATGTGTTGTTTTGTCTGCATTGGCAGGGCTATTGGTCGGCGTACGTCGTTCGGTAAACATGGTAACCGGACTTGGTTTCATGTTTGTGTCAAATGGAGCAAAGGCGCGCCTCGTTCGCTCGGTGGTTTCGATGTTGATGCGCGCATATGCCCGGTGGCCGTCGATCCATGTCATTGTCCAGAATTCCGATGACTTTGAGTTGATGCGCGGGCTTGGGTTTAGTCAGAAGCGTCTCTCGCTTGTGCGCGGCTCAGGTGTAGATATCAGACAATTCTGTCCGGGAAAGCCAGAGAGAAGACATGATGAGCGTAAAACAGCAATCTTTGTCGCCCGGATGTTATGGTCCAAGGGGCTGGCTGAACTGGTTGAAGCTGCAGGTATACTGAAAGACAGGGGATTCAGTTACCGTGTGCTTTTGGTCGGGGATATTGACCCGGCAAATCCAGATTCCGCTGATATGGAAAGTCTTGTGAAATGGCAACAGGATGGATTGTTGGAATGGCTTGGTAAACGAAGCGACATCGCCGATTTACTTAGACAGTCTGATCTTGCTGTTTTGCCTTCATGGCGTGAAGGCTTGCCTAAATCTCTGCTGGAAGCGGCTGCCAGTGGTTTGGCGATGGTGGCATCAGATGTTCCCGGCTGCCGCGAAATCGTCAAGCATAACCAGACAGGATTTCTGGTTCCGCTGCGCGATGCTGGGGCTTTGGCGCAGGCGATTGAAGACCTGATGGAAGATGATACAAAGCGCGAGGCGTTGGGGCGGAATGCACGCATCTTGGTCGAACAGGAGCTTTGTGACGCCGTGGTCATTCGAAAAACGCTTGATATTATATCTGCTTAG
- a CDS encoding bi-domain-containing oxidoreductase, translating to MTDMRALLRFPGERRIAVTDCPVPALLPGTIMVRTEISVISTGTERQQADETKASLIRKAWQRPDLVALTIEKFRRDGALATINAVKGRLGRPMATGYASCGIVVAMAKDVTEFDIGQRVACAGLGHANHAEYNIVPRNLACPVPDAVSSEKGAFATLYAIALHAVRQGELVIGHRVAVIGCGLIGQLVTQTAIAAGAIVTAIEPAPERREMAMAGGASNSYAEIRNAPADQFDAVLICTSGNETSTIIEAAARLCRDRGIIVCVGDITPKASRNILYRKEITIRQVRSYGPGRYDPNYEQLGQDYPVGHVRWTVKRNMQAALALLESGKLNPTPLVSQQIDLEDAADFLGSPPMMATVIRYQNVDNRPKAYKPAAQINAASNSTIGIGLIGAGNYMVSTLLPRLRRQENITIKAVVSQSGLSALAIRRQFPDATALSAAEDILASPDIDTVFIATRHDSHADLACKALNAGKHVWLEKPLCVSREQLEALRKVAKQNSPQIFMVGHNRRFTPMAAMLKKHLPKGKIQFRYQVRSAPIPTDHWLNRQGQGGRTIGEISHFIDLISTLAETELLRLQCDWIDREAGDSIWHLTFADGSRGEVSYLLAARRNTPKEVLEVSAPGFAAIMNDWRKLVINGTTILRKPLFASPDKGHDDAIAAFLDTIKSGIHDPRIPGIDAEIHLMDQILGAASGDNQYGPA from the coding sequence ATGACGGATATGCGGGCATTGTTGCGATTTCCCGGTGAAAGACGGATTGCTGTTACCGATTGTCCCGTTCCCGCCCTGTTGCCCGGCACCATCATGGTCCGTACCGAAATATCCGTCATCAGCACAGGCACCGAAAGACAGCAGGCAGACGAAACCAAAGCATCCCTTATACGCAAGGCATGGCAACGGCCGGATTTGGTAGCATTGACCATTGAAAAGTTTCGCCGTGACGGGGCATTGGCAACGATCAATGCTGTAAAGGGGCGGCTCGGCAGGCCGATGGCAACCGGATATGCCAGTTGCGGGATCGTTGTGGCGATGGCCAAGGATGTCACTGAATTTGATATCGGGCAGCGTGTTGCCTGTGCTGGTTTGGGCCATGCAAACCATGCCGAATACAATATTGTTCCGCGCAACCTGGCCTGCCCTGTCCCGGATGCAGTTAGCAGCGAAAAAGGCGCCTTTGCCACCCTTTACGCCATTGCCCTGCATGCCGTTCGGCAAGGCGAGCTTGTTATTGGGCATAGGGTTGCGGTGATCGGATGCGGTCTGATTGGCCAGTTGGTGACCCAAACGGCAATTGCGGCTGGTGCAATTGTAACCGCGATAGAACCTGCGCCGGAACGCCGGGAGATGGCGATGGCAGGCGGAGCCAGCAACTCGTATGCGGAAATCCGGAACGCGCCAGCAGATCAATTTGATGCTGTTTTGATTTGCACCAGCGGCAATGAAACCAGCACCATAATTGAAGCTGCGGCGCGACTTTGCCGGGATCGCGGCATCATTGTCTGTGTCGGAGACATCACCCCGAAGGCATCCCGGAACATTCTATATCGCAAGGAAATCACGATACGGCAGGTGCGATCCTATGGCCCGGGCCGATATGACCCGAACTACGAGCAATTAGGACAGGATTACCCTGTAGGCCACGTGCGCTGGACCGTGAAACGTAACATGCAAGCGGCCCTTGCCCTTCTTGAAAGCGGCAAACTGAACCCGACCCCGCTTGTTTCGCAACAGATTGATCTGGAAGATGCCGCCGACTTTCTTGGCTCCCCGCCAATGATGGCAACCGTCATCCGGTATCAGAATGTCGATAACCGCCCCAAAGCATATAAACCGGCAGCGCAGATCAATGCCGCCAGCAACAGCACAATCGGGATCGGATTGATCGGTGCCGGGAATTATATGGTCAGTACCTTGCTGCCGCGACTAAGACGACAAGAGAACATCACAATCAAGGCCGTCGTTTCGCAGTCCGGCCTCTCGGCCCTTGCGATTAGGCGTCAATTTCCCGATGCGACCGCACTCTCCGCTGCCGAAGACATTCTTGCGAGTCCGGATATCGACACGGTTTTCATTGCCACCCGCCATGACAGTCATGCCGACCTTGCCTGCAAGGCATTGAATGCAGGGAAACATGTCTGGCTGGAAAAACCGCTTTGCGTCAGCCGGGAACAGCTTGAAGCCCTGAGGAAAGTTGCGAAACAAAATAGCCCGCAAATCTTCATGGTCGGGCATAACAGGCGCTTCACCCCCATGGCGGCAATGCTGAAAAAGCATCTGCCAAAAGGTAAAATACAATTTCGCTATCAGGTTCGTTCTGCTCCTATCCCCACCGACCACTGGCTTAACCGACAGGGACAGGGCGGTCGAACAATCGGCGAAATCAGCCATTTCATCGATCTGATTTCAACACTTGCCGAAACTGAACTGCTCAGATTGCAATGCGACTGGATTGACCGCGAAGCCGGAGACAGCATTTGGCATCTGACCTTCGCCGACGGATCGCGCGGCGAAGTTTCCTATCTGCTTGCCGCCCGAAGGAATACGCCAAAGGAAGTTCTGGAAGTATCTGCACCGGGCTTTGCCGCAATCATGAACGATTGGCGAAAACTGGTGATAAATGGCACGACAATCCTGCGAAAACCACTATTCGCCAGCCCGGACAAGGGCCATGACGATGCCATTGCCGCCTTCCTCGATACAATTAAGTCAGGAATCCACGATCCTCGCATCCCCGGTATCGACGCAGAAATACATCTGATGGATCAGATCCTTGGTGCCGCGAGTGGTGATAATCAATACGGACCGGCGTAA
- a CDS encoding AEC family transporter: protein MLDLIVGKVGPVFLTILCGYLLTRFRVISREGIPFLARLAMSAFIPAMLFQTLSQSDISAHFDLRLWGSYYAGALLNFVLVFMVARAWLKARTDEAAITAMGGVFSNIVLLGIPLVQAVYGEEGLVPLLIILSIHPLTLLGLTVMIVEGSRSSGGHWLPNVAGSVARVLRNPIIVAIILGVLASLIDLRLPEMIDGTLERFRTAGPTIALLLVGAGLYGQSVRGNMSASMLCTVAKMFVQPVLVFLVAHFVFDLQLLWLTIVVLIAALPAGANVAIIAGSYNVCIDRSSTTILITTLISVITLPLIVLYAGPY from the coding sequence ATGCTTGATCTGATCGTTGGAAAAGTCGGACCTGTTTTTTTGACGATCCTGTGCGGTTATCTTTTGACCCGGTTTCGCGTCATCAGCCGCGAGGGTATCCCGTTCCTTGCCCGCCTTGCGATGAGCGCCTTTATCCCGGCAATGCTGTTTCAAACCCTGTCGCAATCCGACATCAGCGCACATTTCGACTTACGTTTATGGGGCAGTTATTATGCCGGAGCCCTGCTTAACTTTGTTCTGGTGTTTATGGTTGCGCGTGCATGGCTGAAGGCCAGAACGGACGAGGCGGCAATCACCGCAATGGGTGGGGTTTTTTCCAATATTGTGTTGCTCGGCATCCCACTGGTTCAGGCTGTATACGGTGAAGAAGGGCTTGTGCCGCTTCTGATTATCCTGTCGATCCATCCGCTGACTTTGCTGGGATTGACTGTGATGATCGTTGAAGGTTCGCGTTCCAGCGGTGGGCATTGGTTACCAAACGTCGCTGGCAGTGTGGCTAGGGTGCTGCGTAATCCGATTATTGTTGCGATTATTCTGGGTGTGCTGGCGTCCCTGATTGATCTTCGATTGCCCGAAATGATTGATGGAACGTTGGAACGTTTCCGGACCGCGGGCCCGACGATTGCATTGTTGCTGGTCGGGGCCGGGCTTTATGGTCAGTCGGTTCGCGGCAATATGTCTGCAAGCATGTTGTGCACGGTTGCAAAAATGTTCGTGCAGCCTGTTCTGGTGTTCCTGGTTGCGCATTTTGTTTTCGATCTGCAGCTGCTGTGGCTGACAATTGTGGTGCTGATTGCGGCCCTTCCCGCCGGAGCCAATGTGGCAATCATTGCCGGCAGCTATAATGTCTGTATCGACCGTTCTTCGACCACGATCCTGATTACAACGCTGATTAGTGTGATCACACTGCCGCTTATTGTGCTTTACGCCGGTCCGTATTGA
- the glpK gene encoding glycerol kinase GlpK, producing MTDTRYILAIDQGTTSSRAIVFDANGRSVAVAQQEFPQHFPNSGWVEHDPEDLWDTVVAVCREALSRVDTANVAAIGITNQRETTVVWDRKTGKAVYNAIVWQDRRTAALCHDLKRRDLELETDVNNRSGLLIDPYFSATKVAWILDHVTGARARAEQGDLAFGTVDSFLLWRLTGGRSHATDATNAARTNLFNIRDNAWDERLCEIFRVPKSMLPEVKDCAADFGMVDAELFGREIPVLGMAGDQQAAAFGQCCFEPGDIKSTYGTGCFVILNTGDEAVTSQHRLLTTVGYRLNGKTSYAIEGAIFVAGAAVQWLRDGLGIIKSAAESEGLAKSLDDNHGVYLVPAFTGLGAPYWDPDARGAIFGLTRDTGPREFVRAALESVCYQTFDLFEAMAADGVSPKAVRVDGGMVANDWLCQYLSDILDIPVQRPVVTETTALGAAYLAGLQAGIYRDLGHIAENWHMDAEFKPELEGGRRNHLLAGWKNAVKRVMTDQG from the coding sequence ATGACCGATACACGCTACATTCTGGCGATTGATCAGGGAACCACCAGTTCACGCGCCATCGTTTTCGATGCCAATGGCAGATCTGTGGCCGTCGCGCAGCAGGAGTTCCCACAGCATTTCCCCAACAGCGGCTGGGTCGAACATGATCCAGAAGACCTTTGGGATACAGTTGTCGCCGTTTGTCGCGAAGCCCTATCACGGGTCGATACTGCCAATGTCGCGGCGATTGGCATCACCAACCAGCGTGAAACCACGGTGGTCTGGGATCGTAAAACCGGGAAGGCGGTTTATAATGCCATCGTCTGGCAGGATCGACGTACCGCCGCACTTTGCCATGATCTGAAACGGCGCGATCTGGAACTCGAAACGGATGTGAATAATCGAAGCGGGCTTTTGATCGACCCTTATTTTTCGGCGACGAAGGTTGCGTGGATACTTGATCATGTAACCGGTGCACGGGCCCGCGCCGAACAGGGCGATCTGGCCTTTGGTACAGTCGATTCATTCCTGCTGTGGCGTTTGACCGGGGGCAGGTCGCATGCGACCGACGCGACCAATGCGGCGCGGACCAATCTTTTTAATATTCGTGACAATGCGTGGGATGAACGGCTTTGCGAGATATTCCGCGTCCCCAAATCCATGTTGCCGGAAGTCAAGGATTGTGCCGCCGATTTCGGTATGGTCGATGCGGAACTGTTTGGGCGTGAAATCCCGGTGCTTGGTATGGCAGGCGACCAGCAAGCTGCCGCATTTGGTCAGTGCTGCTTTGAACCCGGCGACATCAAAAGTACCTATGGCACAGGTTGCTTTGTGATTCTCAATACCGGGGACGAGGCCGTGACCTCGCAGCACCGTTTGCTGACCACGGTCGGTTATCGTTTGAACGGCAAAACCAGTTATGCCATCGAAGGGGCGATCTTTGTTGCCGGGGCGGCGGTGCAGTGGTTACGCGACGGACTTGGCATCATCAAGTCGGCCGCCGAAAGCGAAGGGTTGGCCAAATCGCTTGATGACAATCACGGGGTTTATCTTGTCCCGGCCTTTACCGGACTTGGCGCACCTTATTGGGATCCGGATGCGCGCGGTGCCATTTTCGGGCTGACCCGCGATACCGGTCCGCGCGAATTCGTCCGTGCTGCACTTGAAAGCGTTTGTTATCAGACCTTTGATCTGTTCGAAGCCATGGCCGCAGACGGTGTTTCACCCAAAGCCGTTCGGGTTGACGGTGGTATGGTCGCCAATGACTGGCTGTGCCAGTATCTGTCCGACATTCTTGATATTCCGGTTCAGCGCCCGGTGGTGACGGAAACGACGGCGCTTGGTGCGGCCTATCTTGCGGGGTTGCAGGCGGGTATCTATCGCGATCTCGGCCATATTGCCGAAAACTGGCACATGGACGCGGAATTCAAACCGGAACTTGAAGGGGGGCGTCGCAATCATCTTTTGGCGGGATGGAAAAACGCGGTCAAACGGGTGATGACGGATCAGGGTTGA